A portion of the Collinsella aerofaciens genome contains these proteins:
- the bilS gene encoding flavodoxin family protein BilS produces MTCSLVVNSKSGNTRMVSGAIKRALQAAGVEFVHAAALSDDADADQVALEAQGACAADTVLVGFWCDKGACTPSVAALLSALHGKRVFLFGTCGFGADQSYYQQIIDRVTSNLAGDAELAGWAMCQGKMGPAVKQRYEAMLEQDPDNARFKMLLDNWVAAKDHPTKEDLDNMAAAAKKAVLGE; encoded by the coding sequence ATGACGTGCTCTTTGGTGGTTAACAGCAAGAGCGGTAATACCAGGATGGTTTCGGGCGCGATCAAGCGCGCTCTGCAGGCTGCGGGCGTTGAGTTTGTCCATGCCGCGGCGTTGAGCGACGATGCGGATGCAGATCAGGTTGCGCTCGAGGCGCAGGGCGCCTGCGCGGCCGACACAGTGCTCGTCGGTTTTTGGTGCGACAAGGGCGCGTGCACGCCTTCGGTCGCGGCGTTGCTCTCCGCCTTGCACGGCAAGCGCGTCTTTCTGTTTGGCACCTGCGGTTTTGGGGCCGACCAGAGCTATTATCAGCAGATTATCGACCGCGTAACTTCCAATTTGGCTGGGGATGCCGAGCTTGCGGGTTGGGCGATGTGCCAGGGCAAGATGGGCCCCGCGGTCAAGCAGCGCTACGAGGCCATGCTCGAGCAAGATCCCGACAACGCCCGATTTAAGATGCTGCTCGACAACTGGGTTGCCGCAAAGGATCACCCCACCAAGGAGGATCTGGACAACATGGCTGCAGCCGCCAAAAAGGCCGTGCTGGGGGAGTAG
- a CDS encoding ABC transporter ATP-binding protein, with the protein MNPYTSSGSVATMTANVSGNDNLNDLGDGPRQPGDPERYPVGAVTRRLLGYVRPHRISFAASFVSAAVSVILQLYTPILIGEGIDLIVATGQVDFDALLPLVTKLALVVVGAAAFQWLQGYCVNRLSYETVRDMRVEASDKLSRMPLSFIDSHAHGDLMSRVVNDVDQVGDGLLQGFTQLFTGVITIVGTLAFMLSINLTMTLVVVLVTPLSIFAAGAIAKLSNKSFTAQQRIQGQLGGHIEEYVGEQKLVDAFAYGPHAQQRFDALNAELYTAGECAQFMGSLSNPGTRFINNIIYAVVAVIGCAGVITGVPAALTVGGVQIFLSYANQYTKPFNEVTNVITQIQTAYASARRMFALLDAREQEPDASDAVELAAPQGEVAFEHVDFSYVPDRKLLQDICIEAKPGMRFALVGPTGCGKTTLINLLLRFYDIDAGRIAVDGRSSRDYTRASLRRAFGMVLQDTWLFEGTVAENIAYGCPDAAREQVIEAAKRAHAHKFIVQLPKGYDTVIGEDGGTFSQGQKQLLCIARVMLTDPAILLLDEATSSIDTRTELQVQAAFDELMAGRTSFVVAHRLSTIRNADCILVMRDGQIIERGTHDELLAAGGFYAELYRSQFAQ; encoded by the coding sequence ATGAATCCGTATACTTCTTCCGGTTCGGTCGCCACGATGACGGCCAATGTGTCCGGTAACGATAACCTTAACGACCTGGGCGACGGTCCGCGCCAGCCCGGCGATCCCGAGCGCTATCCCGTGGGCGCGGTGACCCGCCGCCTGCTGGGCTATGTCCGACCGCACCGCATTTCGTTTGCGGCATCGTTTGTGAGTGCCGCTGTCTCGGTGATCTTGCAGCTCTACACGCCCATCCTCATCGGCGAGGGCATCGACCTGATCGTCGCCACCGGGCAGGTGGACTTCGATGCGCTGCTGCCGCTCGTTACCAAATTAGCGCTCGTCGTGGTGGGAGCCGCGGCCTTCCAGTGGCTGCAGGGCTACTGCGTCAACCGTCTGTCCTACGAGACGGTGCGTGACATGCGCGTGGAGGCGAGCGACAAACTCAGCCGTATGCCGCTCAGCTTTATCGACAGCCATGCCCACGGCGACCTTATGAGTCGCGTGGTCAACGACGTCGACCAGGTCGGCGACGGTCTGCTGCAGGGCTTTACCCAGCTCTTTACCGGCGTTATCACCATCGTTGGCACGCTCGCGTTTATGCTCTCTATTAACCTGACCATGACGCTCGTGGTGGTGCTCGTCACGCCGCTTTCCATTTTTGCAGCCGGTGCTATTGCCAAGCTCTCCAACAAGAGCTTTACGGCGCAGCAGCGTATTCAAGGGCAGCTCGGTGGTCATATCGAGGAGTACGTAGGCGAGCAGAAGCTTGTCGACGCCTTCGCCTACGGCCCGCACGCTCAGCAGCGCTTCGATGCCCTCAATGCCGAGCTTTACACCGCGGGCGAGTGCGCGCAGTTTATGGGTTCGCTCTCCAACCCCGGCACGCGTTTTATCAATAACATCATCTATGCCGTGGTCGCTGTGATCGGCTGCGCGGGCGTGATCACGGGCGTGCCCGCGGCGCTTACGGTGGGCGGTGTGCAGATTTTCCTGTCCTATGCTAACCAGTACACCAAGCCGTTCAACGAGGTCACCAACGTCATTACGCAGATCCAGACCGCGTACGCCTCGGCGCGCCGCATGTTTGCGCTGCTCGATGCGCGCGAACAGGAGCCCGACGCGTCGGACGCTGTAGAGCTTGCCGCGCCGCAGGGCGAGGTCGCCTTTGAGCATGTGGACTTTAGCTACGTGCCCGACCGCAAGCTGCTGCAGGACATCTGCATCGAGGCTAAGCCCGGCATGCGCTTTGCCCTCGTTGGCCCCACGGGCTGCGGAAAGACAACGCTCATCAATTTGCTGCTGCGTTTTTACGATATCGATGCCGGTCGCATTGCGGTCGATGGCCGTTCCTCGCGTGACTACACGCGCGCAAGCCTGCGCCGTGCCTTTGGCATGGTGCTGCAGGACACTTGGCTGTTCGAGGGCACGGTGGCGGAAAACATCGCTTACGGTTGTCCCGATGCCGCACGCGAACAGGTTATCGAGGCGGCCAAGCGCGCGCATGCGCACAAGTTTATCGTGCAGCTGCCGAAAGGCTACGACACAGTGATCGGCGAGGACGGCGGCACGTTTAGCCAGGGTCAAAAACAGCTGCTGTGCATCGCGCGCGTCATGCTCACCGACCCGGCGATTTTGCTGCTGGACGAGGCAACGTCGAGCATCGATACCCGCACCGAGCTGCAGGTGCAGGCGGCATTCGACGAGCTCATGGCTGGTCGCACGAGCTTTGTCGTGGCGCACCGCCTGAGCACCATCCGCAACGCCGACTGCATTCTGGTGATGCGCGACGGCCAGATTATCGAGCGCGGCACGCATGACGAGCTGCTGGCGGCAGGCGGCTTCTACGCCGAGCTCTACCGCAGCCAATTCGCCCAGTGA